A single Candidatus Liberibacter asiaticus DNA region contains:
- a CDS encoding dicarboxylate/amino acid:cation symporter, which yields MSLGKMITLDKQQKAYLLYVSSILIGIFSGTTDYVIFNETAEFIVNVFVRIFKFISLPLISLSLIVSLSKCVPEQGMGKLWGKTVFYTMLTTMLAASVALCTYGLISPSNMITKPDVAVNIGKMNFWNYVANLIPNNVVAPFLESQVIGILLISGSIGIATHFITDKHIKSSTIVFFEGIHSIFLTITNWVMKIIPIALGSFIAVTILQFKKGLNISGLGEYLSVVILSNLIQGFIVLPVILYIKGFNPLTIVKGMFPALAVAFFSKSSAGTLPVTMRTAEKNLNISPEVSRSILPFCTSINMNGCAAFICITLIYVMQNNGIEATFSTLFLWILMASVISAIGTAGVPMGCFFLSASLLTNMGIPINIMSMILPFYSIVDMFETTLNVWSDSCVTVIVNKSYPKSSDHPENAIVQNSVE from the coding sequence ATGTCTTTAGGTAAAATGATAACCTTGGATAAACAACAAAAAGCTTATCTCTTATATGTTTCTTCTATATTGATCGGCATATTTTCGGGTACGACGGATTATGTTATCTTTAATGAAACAGCAGAGTTTATTGTCAATGTTTTCGTGAGAATTTTTAAATTTATCAGTTTGCCATTAATATCTCTTTCTTTAATCGTCAGTCTATCGAAATGTGTTCCTGAACAGGGAATGGGCAAATTATGGGGAAAAACCGTATTTTATACTATGCTCACTACGATGTTAGCGGCATCAGTCGCATTGTGTACTTATGGACTTATCTCTCCTTCTAATATGATCACCAAACCAGACGTTGCCGTCAACATCGGCAAGATGAACTTCTGGAATTATGTTGCGAACTTAATCCCAAATAATGTTGTCGCTCCCTTTTTAGAAAGTCAGGTTATAGGCATTTTATTAATTTCTGGTTCCATAGGCATTGCTACTCATTTCATCACTGATAAACATATAAAAAGCTCCACTATTGTATTTTTTGAGGGGATCCATAGCATATTTCTCACGATCACCAATTGGGTTATGAAAATAATTCCCATTGCCTTAGGTAGTTTTATTGCTGTCACGATTTTGCAATTCAAAAAAGGACTCAATATCTCGGGTTTAGGAGAATATCTATCGGTTGTCATTTTATCGAATCTTATACAAGGATTCATTGTATTACCTGTTATATTGTATATAAAGGGCTTTAATCCGCTTACCATAGTCAAAGGCATGTTTCCTGCATTGGCTGTCGCCTTTTTTTCCAAATCTTCGGCTGGCACTTTGCCTGTGACCATGCGAACTGCAGAAAAAAATCTCAATATTTCTCCTGAAGTTAGCAGGTCTATCTTACCTTTTTGTACCTCTATTAATATGAATGGTTGTGCCGCTTTTATATGCATTACACTAATTTATGTTATGCAAAATAACGGCATAGAAGCAACATTTTCAACCTTGTTTTTATGGATTTTAATGGCCTCTGTTATCTCTGCGATTGGCACTGCAGGTGTTCCAATGGGATGTTTTTTTCTCAGTGCAAGTCTATTAACAAATATGGGAATACCCATTAATATCATGAGCATGATTTTACCATTTTATAGTATAGTAGATATGTTCGAAACAACATTGAACGTTTGGTCCGATTCTTGCGTAACTGTTATAGTAAACAAAAGTTATCCCAAGTCATCTGATCATCCTGAAAACGCAATAGTACAAAATAGCGTCGAGTAA
- the ligA gene encoding NAD-dependent DNA ligase LigA: MKKRQLIPIEALSIEQARKELSSLEQEISYHDDCYYQYSKPIILDSEYDALKRRCDAIAHAFPDLARSEDPNGPLNKIGGEMNLSLFKVTHSIPTLSLEKIWNIEDLRKFITRIYRFWQKKDDNSIFFTLEPKIDGTMITIRYEKGKFVYAALRGDGHSGEDVSACIRAIPTIPRVLSLNIPEIIEVRGEVYISKNDFLALNDEMIAVGRKPYANPRNAASGILRRLNPTDITRYLNFFVHGLGKTSEIFAKGQYEMLQKMRCLGFPVNNGVRQANTFHGIVSYYNEMKSIRSTLPYDIDGLVYKVDEFSLQKQLGERARSPRWMISHKFAEKQASTRLLDIDIQIGRTGILTPVARLEPVNIGGALITNATLHNEDYIKGLDASGKVMRGGRDIRVGDRVLVKRAGEVIPKVVDIIVNERHPDAQPFSFPSFCPICQSRVVRDLNPKTGKLVAAHRCTGGLACSAQQLERLKHFVSRDAFNIEGLGKQQLDFFFKSEDPAFSIRIPADIFTLQRRQQTSTTKIENILGFGDVSVTNLYDSINKRRNISLERFIFSLGIRHVGAEIARSLAKYYLSYQNFAQEINNIIAHNNDDWLSLIRVPLVGDIIAQAIVEFYQNPRNICAVEALLKEVSPSIGRHEKNVSSEIENKKLVFTGTLQKIQRHKAQEYVTQLGAVVSAILSRKTDIIIVGDNPGSKLEKAQQLGVKIMNEEQFLFLLQQYNTTLRIHDDD; encoded by the coding sequence ATGAAAAAACGTCAATTGATTCCAATCGAGGCATTGAGTATCGAACAAGCTAGAAAAGAATTATCGTCTCTTGAACAAGAGATATCATATCATGATGATTGTTATTATCAGTATTCAAAACCTATAATCTTAGATTCTGAATATGACGCATTAAAAAGACGTTGTGATGCTATTGCACATGCTTTTCCTGATTTAGCACGCTCTGAAGATCCTAATGGGCCTCTGAATAAAATAGGGGGAGAAATGAACCTCTCCTTATTTAAAGTGACTCATTCTATCCCAACATTATCATTAGAAAAGATTTGGAATATCGAAGATCTTCGTAAGTTCATCACTAGAATTTATCGTTTTTGGCAAAAAAAAGATGATAACAGCATTTTTTTTACTCTGGAGCCTAAAATTGATGGGACAATGATTACTATACGATATGAAAAAGGAAAGTTTGTTTATGCTGCTTTGCGTGGTGACGGTCATAGCGGAGAGGATGTTAGTGCTTGTATTCGTGCTATTCCGACAATTCCTCGTGTTTTATCATTGAATATTCCAGAAATTATAGAAGTGCGTGGTGAAGTTTACATCTCAAAAAATGATTTTCTTGCGCTTAATGATGAAATGATTGCAGTCGGCCGAAAACCCTATGCTAATCCTAGAAACGCTGCTTCTGGCATATTACGTCGTTTAAATCCTACGGATATTACTCGGTATTTGAATTTTTTTGTGCATGGATTAGGAAAAACATCTGAGATATTCGCAAAAGGTCAGTATGAAATGCTACAAAAAATGCGTTGTCTAGGCTTTCCTGTTAATAACGGAGTTCGACAAGCGAATACTTTTCACGGTATCGTATCCTATTATAATGAAATGAAATCAATACGTTCTACTCTTCCATATGATATAGATGGATTGGTATATAAGGTCGATGAATTTTCTTTACAAAAACAATTAGGAGAACGAGCTCGAAGCCCACGTTGGATGATATCGCATAAATTTGCAGAGAAACAAGCATCTACGCGTCTTTTAGATATTGATATTCAAATTGGTCGTACTGGTATTCTCACGCCGGTAGCTCGTCTTGAACCTGTTAACATAGGAGGTGCTTTAATCACTAATGCAACATTGCATAATGAAGATTACATCAAAGGATTGGATGCATCTGGTAAAGTAATGCGTGGAGGAAGGGATATTCGTGTAGGGGATAGGGTCTTGGTCAAAAGAGCCGGAGAGGTGATTCCTAAAGTTGTGGATATTATTGTCAATGAAAGACATCCTGATGCTCAACCGTTTTCTTTTCCTTCTTTTTGTCCTATCTGTCAGAGTCGAGTAGTGCGTGATTTAAATCCGAAAACAGGAAAACTTGTTGCTGCCCATCGTTGTACGGGAGGACTTGCGTGCTCGGCACAGCAATTAGAACGTCTTAAGCATTTTGTCTCGCGAGATGCTTTCAATATAGAAGGTTTAGGAAAACAACAATTGGATTTCTTCTTTAAATCAGAAGATCCTGCTTTTTCTATTAGGATTCCTGCCGATATTTTTACATTGCAACGTCGTCAACAAACTTCTACTACAAAGATTGAGAATATTCTAGGTTTTGGCGATGTTAGTGTCACCAATCTTTACGATTCTATTAATAAAAGACGCAATATTTCTTTGGAAAGATTTATATTTTCCTTAGGTATTCGGCATGTTGGCGCAGAAATTGCCAGATCTTTGGCGAAATATTATCTCTCATATCAAAATTTTGCACAAGAAATCAACAACATTATTGCACATAACAATGATGATTGGCTGTCTTTAATAAGAGTTCCTCTAGTAGGAGATATAATAGCGCAGGCTATTGTAGAATTTTATCAGAATCCTAGGAATATTTGTGCTGTAGAAGCACTGTTAAAAGAAGTATCTCCTTCTATTGGGCGTCACGAAAAAAATGTCAGCTCTGAGATCGAAAATAAGAAATTAGTATTTACCGGAACCCTGCAGAAAATTCAACGCCATAAAGCACAAGAATATGTGACTCAGTTAGGTGCTGTTGTTTCTGCTATTCTTTCTCGTAAAACTGATATTATTATTGTTGGTGATAATCCTGGTTCCAAGTTAGAGAAGGCACAACAACTAGGTGTTAAAATAATGAACGAAGAGCAATTTTTATTTCTATTACAACAGTATAATACAACGTTGCGTATCCACGACGATGACTAA
- the recN gene encoding DNA repair protein RecN, giving the protein MLTRLSIYNIVLIESLDIDFSAGLSILSGDTGSGKSILLDALILVTGGRGDGGLVRRHAEKGQVVAVFEISHLPALEILFAEANLTLEKHVILRRVQFPDGRTKAYVNDQVVSVNFMRAVGSLLIEIHSQHADRSLLDVQGHRKILDSYADIDLSLCELGTLYRHWCCTADALKKYQEQKSSSQDVEFLRFSIDELQALAVQPGEENELVVMRSKILKQERIAVELSSIMDDFHKSSSPISVISSMLRRLERKSTEVPDLLQKSISFLNEAQENLSDAQHEIERSFSEIQYDAQELANIEERLFALRAMSRKYSVSIDQLPELAKKMEEDLADISEGNEKVVSLERVLYEARQAYDRVAQDISTKRYQFAKMLEKNVMAEMPALKLENVCFTVNITSDKEDISPDGIDRVEFYVQTNRGENPGPLMKLASGGELSRFLLALKIVLVDQGSIPTLVFDEVDSGIGGAVADAIGYRLKQLSKKIQLLAVTHAPQVAARADRHFLVYKTNKPDDTQRIETYVAVLTPQERREEIARMLAGSHITEEARAAAEILLEFQ; this is encoded by the coding sequence ATGCTGACACGTCTTTCAATTTATAATATTGTGCTTATAGAGAGTCTTGATATCGATTTTTCTGCAGGATTATCGATACTAAGTGGCGATACTGGATCTGGAAAATCTATCTTATTAGACGCTCTTATTTTGGTGACTGGAGGAAGAGGCGATGGAGGATTGGTGCGTCGTCATGCAGAAAAGGGACAGGTAGTTGCTGTTTTTGAGATTTCTCATTTGCCAGCACTGGAAATCCTTTTTGCAGAAGCCAATCTTACGCTTGAAAAGCATGTTATATTACGCCGTGTGCAATTTCCTGATGGACGCACAAAAGCTTATGTCAATGATCAAGTAGTCAGTGTTAATTTCATGCGTGCAGTAGGATCTCTTTTAATAGAGATTCATAGCCAGCATGCAGATCGTTCTTTGCTTGATGTTCAGGGACATCGGAAAATTCTCGATTCTTATGCTGATATTGACCTTTCTCTCTGTGAGTTGGGAACACTATATCGTCATTGGTGTTGTACTGCAGATGCATTAAAAAAATATCAGGAACAAAAATCCTCTTCTCAAGATGTTGAATTTTTGCGATTTTCTATAGACGAATTACAAGCTCTCGCTGTCCAGCCAGGAGAAGAAAATGAATTGGTAGTAATGCGTTCAAAAATATTAAAGCAAGAGCGCATTGCTGTTGAGTTATCTAGTATTATGGATGACTTTCATAAGTCATCTTCGCCTATTTCTGTCATTTCTTCTATGTTACGAAGACTAGAGCGTAAATCCACTGAAGTTCCTGATTTATTACAGAAAAGTATTTCTTTTTTAAATGAAGCACAAGAGAATTTATCCGACGCTCAACATGAAATAGAACGGAGTTTTTCAGAAATTCAATATGATGCTCAAGAATTAGCAAATATTGAAGAACGTCTCTTTGCATTACGCGCTATGAGTCGCAAGTATTCTGTTTCTATTGATCAGCTCCCTGAATTAGCAAAAAAAATGGAGGAAGATCTTGCTGATATTTCAGAAGGAAATGAAAAAGTTGTTTCGTTAGAAAGAGTGCTTTATGAAGCTCGGCAAGCTTATGATCGTGTTGCACAAGATATTTCTACAAAACGGTATCAGTTTGCTAAAATGTTAGAAAAAAATGTTATGGCAGAGATGCCGGCTTTAAAGTTAGAAAATGTGTGTTTCACGGTCAATATTACATCGGATAAAGAAGATATTTCTCCTGATGGAATCGATAGAGTAGAATTTTACGTTCAGACTAATAGAGGGGAAAATCCTGGGCCTTTGATGAAATTAGCATCAGGAGGAGAATTATCACGGTTTCTATTGGCGTTAAAAATAGTTCTCGTTGATCAAGGATCAATTCCTACTTTGGTGTTTGATGAAGTGGATTCAGGGATAGGAGGAGCTGTTGCAGATGCTATTGGATATCGGCTGAAGCAATTATCGAAAAAGATACAGTTATTGGCTGTAACACATGCACCACAAGTAGCCGCACGTGCTGATAGGCATTTTCTTGTCTATAAAACAAATAAACCAGATGATACGCAGAGGATAGAAACCTATGTTGCCGTTCTTACACCACAAGAACGTCGGGAAGAAATTGCTCGTATGTTAGCTGGAAGCCATATAACTGAAGAAGCACGCGCCGCTGCAGAAATACTTTTAGAATTTCAGTAA
- a CDS encoding outer membrane protein assembly factor BamD, with protein sequence MSAVLGRAICIFEAWAYQLYKFALTIFFSIAVCFLVGWERQSSRDVYLDSVTDVRYQREVYEKAVLFLKEQNFSKAYEYFNQCSRDFPFAGVARKSLLMSAFVQYSAGKYQQAASLGEEYITQYPESKNVDYVYYLVGMSYAQMIRDVPYDQRATKLMLQYMSRIVERYTNSPYVKGARFYVTVGRNQLAAKEVEIGRYYLKRGEYVAAIPRFQLVLANYSDAEHAEEAMARLVEAYVALALMDEAREVVSLIQERYPQGYWARYVETLVK encoded by the coding sequence TTGAGTGCAGTATTAGGACGAGCTATTTGTATTTTCGAAGCATGGGCATATCAGTTGTATAAATTTGCGCTAACTATATTTTTTTCTATTGCTGTATGCTTTTTAGTAGGTTGGGAGCGACAATCCTCTCGTGATGTTTACCTTGATAGCGTTACGGATGTTCGATATCAGCGCGAAGTTTATGAAAAGGCAGTCCTATTTCTAAAAGAGCAGAATTTTAGCAAGGCCTATGAATATTTTAATCAATGTTCAAGGGATTTTCCCTTTGCTGGTGTAGCACGTAAATCTTTATTGATGTCTGCATTTGTTCAGTATAGTGCGGGAAAATATCAACAAGCTGCTTCCCTTGGGGAAGAATATATTACGCAATATCCTGAGTCAAAAAACGTTGATTATGTATATTATCTTGTCGGCATGTCTTATGCACAAATGATTCGGGATGTCCCTTATGATCAACGAGCTACAAAATTAATGCTACAGTATATGAGTAGAATCGTTGAACGATATACAAATTCTCCTTATGTCAAAGGTGCTCGCTTTTATGTTACTGTTGGAAGAAATCAATTGGCTGCCAAGGAGGTAGAAATAGGGCGCTATTATCTAAAAAGAGGAGAATACGTAGCAGCCATTCCACGGTTTCAATTAGTTCTTGCAAACTATTCTGATGCAGAACATGCCGAAGAGGCAATGGCTAGACTTGTGGAAGCATATGTTGCTCTTGCTCTGATGGATGAAGCAAGGGAGGTGGTCTCTCTTATTCAAGAACGCTATCCTCAGGGATATTGGGCTCGGTACGTTGAAACACTTGTGAAATAG
- the lpxC gene encoding UDP-3-O-acyl-N-acetylglucosamine deacetylase: MEMLQIGRLQHTIADSITITGIGIHSGKRANLKLCPAPEGVGILFKCTQSGGITDSLSALWSNVLRTTLSTTIGSSSCQVRTIEHLMAALYAYGIDNVIIEIDSTEVPIMDGSAKAFVEVIERIGIKTLTAKRRYLRIIKSVRITSGESWAEFSPHCSMRFEISIEFKNSIIGFQKWAGDLTQTVFRNEIYAARTFGFLRDVERYRKAGCALGASLENSVVISEDDQVMNHGGLRYSGEEFVRHKTLDAIGDIALAGYPVIGCYRSCRGSHEINHMALCTLFADKDSYEIVDDHGA, from the coding sequence ATGGAGATGCTTCAAATTGGTCGGTTACAGCATACAATTGCGGATTCAATCACCATTACGGGTATCGGGATTCATTCAGGGAAAAGGGCTAATTTAAAATTGTGCCCTGCACCAGAAGGAGTAGGAATATTATTTAAGTGTACTCAATCTGGAGGAATCACTGATTCCTTATCAGCATTGTGGAGTAATGTTTTGAGAACGACATTGAGTACGACTATAGGCTCTTCTTCTTGTCAAGTTCGTACTATTGAACATTTAATGGCGGCACTTTATGCTTATGGCATTGATAATGTTATTATCGAAATTGATAGCACAGAAGTTCCTATCATGGACGGAAGTGCTAAGGCATTTGTAGAAGTTATAGAGCGTATTGGAATAAAAACACTAACAGCCAAGCGTCGTTATCTGCGCATTATTAAGTCCGTTCGAATTACCAGTGGTGAATCATGGGCAGAGTTTTCTCCCCATTGTTCTATGCGTTTTGAAATATCCATTGAGTTCAAGAATAGTATCATAGGTTTTCAGAAATGGGCAGGCGATTTAACGCAAACAGTTTTTCGTAATGAAATTTATGCTGCTCGCACCTTTGGTTTTCTACGAGATGTTGAGCGCTATAGAAAAGCGGGTTGTGCGTTAGGGGCTTCTTTAGAAAATAGTGTTGTCATTTCTGAAGATGATCAAGTGATGAATCACGGGGGATTGCGGTATTCCGGTGAGGAATTCGTGCGCCATAAAACATTGGATGCAATAGGTGATATAGCATTGGCAGGCTATCCTGTGATCGGATGTTATCGTTCATGTCGAGGAAGCCATGAGATAAATCATATGGCTTTGTGTACTCTTTTTGCAGATAAAGATTCCTATGAGATTGTTGATGATCACGGTGCGTAA
- the ftsZ gene encoding cell division protein FtsZ gives MVGKNANMDITELKPRITVFGVGGGGGNAVNNMVSSGLQGVNFVVANTDAQALMMSKAKQIIQLGSGITEGLGAGSHPEVGRAAAEECIDEITEMLDKTHMCFVTAGMGGGTGTGAAPIIAKIARNKGVLTVGVVTKPFHFEGSRRMRVAESGIEALQETVDTLIVIPNQNLFRIANDKTTFADAFSMADQVLYSGVSCITDLMIKEGLINLDFADVRSVMRNMGRAMMGTGEASGHGRGIQAAEAAVANPLLDEASMKGSQGLLISITGGSDLTLFEVDEAATRIREEVDSEANIILGATFDEALEGVIRVSVVATGIENRLHRDGDDNRDSSLTTHESLKNAKFLNLSSPKLPVEDSHVMHHSVIAENAHCTDNQEDLNNQENSLVGDQNQELFLEEDVVPESSAPHRLISRQRHSDSVEERGVMALIKRIAHSFGLHENIASEEDSVHMKSESTVSYLRERNPSISEESIDDFCVQSKPTVKCEEDKLEIPAFLRRQSH, from the coding sequence ATGGTAGGGAAAAACGCTAATATGGATATAACTGAATTAAAGCCTAGGATTACCGTCTTTGGTGTAGGAGGTGGAGGTGGAAACGCCGTCAACAACATGGTTTCCTCAGGTCTTCAGGGTGTCAATTTTGTTGTAGCCAATACTGATGCTCAAGCATTGATGATGTCTAAAGCTAAGCAGATTATTCAACTAGGATCTGGAATAACCGAAGGTTTGGGAGCAGGATCTCATCCAGAAGTTGGTCGTGCTGCTGCAGAAGAATGCATTGATGAAATTACTGAGATGTTAGATAAAACACATATGTGTTTTGTCACCGCAGGCATGGGAGGCGGTACGGGAACGGGAGCAGCCCCGATTATTGCAAAAATAGCGCGGAATAAAGGGGTTTTAACTGTTGGTGTGGTCACTAAACCTTTTCATTTTGAAGGTTCTCGGCGTATGCGTGTAGCAGAATCTGGGATAGAAGCATTGCAAGAAACAGTTGATACATTGATTGTGATTCCTAATCAAAATCTATTCCGGATTGCAAATGATAAAACAACGTTTGCCGATGCTTTTTCTATGGCAGATCAAGTGCTTTATTCGGGTGTTTCTTGCATTACTGATTTGATGATTAAAGAGGGATTGATTAATCTTGATTTTGCAGACGTTCGTTCCGTCATGCGCAATATGGGACGTGCTATGATGGGAACAGGAGAAGCTTCTGGTCATGGACGTGGTATCCAAGCAGCCGAAGCAGCTGTTGCTAATCCATTGCTTGATGAAGCGTCAATGAAGGGATCGCAAGGATTATTGATTTCAATTACAGGGGGAAGTGACCTTACATTGTTTGAAGTTGACGAAGCTGCAACGCGTATTCGTGAAGAGGTTGATTCCGAAGCCAATATTATTCTTGGTGCTACTTTTGATGAAGCGCTTGAAGGTGTGATTCGTGTATCTGTTGTTGCGACGGGAATAGAGAATCGTTTGCATAGAGATGGTGATGATAATCGAGATAGCTCTCTGACAACGCATGAATCTTTAAAAAACGCAAAATTTTTGAATCTTTCTTCCCCAAAATTACCGGTGGAAGATTCTCATGTTATGCATCATAGTGTAATCGCTGAAAATGCTCACTGCACCGACAATCAAGAAGATTTAAATAACCAAGAAAATTCTTTGGTAGGAGATCAAAATCAAGAATTGTTTTTAGAGGAAGATGTTGTTCCAGAATCTTCTGCTCCACATCGTCTCATATCTCGGCAAAGACATAGTGACTCTGTCGAAGAGCGTGGGGTGATGGCATTAATTAAACGTATTGCACACTCTTTTGGTTTGCATGAAAATATTGCTTCAGAAGAAGATTCCGTTCATATGAAAAGTGAATCTACGGTTTCTTATTTGAGAGAAAGAAACCCTTCTATCTCTGAAGAGAGCATTGATGATTTTTGTGTACAATCAAAGCCAACTGTTAAGTGTGAGGAAGATAAATTAGAGATACCTGCTTTTTTGCGTCGTCAATCGCATTGA
- the ftsA gene encoding cell division protein FtsA, with protein sequence MSIFTMPFSSQYTGCLLSNRTYIVSALDIGSTKTVCMIGKLVPQNTTSLLSGRTHRIEVIGIGCQQSHGVKMGTIVDIDAVERVVRQVVDAAERMAGFTVDNLLVNISAGCLKSQQHFVEMKIGWREVNDSDIQILLKSSFRRYLRDQKRTLLHSIITDYALDGKSGIKSPISMFADKIGIESHLLTVEKSSMKNLERAINRAHLSVERMVASPYASGLATLVDDEFELGSVVIDMGGGTTKIAIFDKGKLVYMDVIAIGGSHVTNDLARGLSISLDNAERLKVMHPSIIPSLADEHDILSIPTIGNADHNDLVQVSRAMISRIIQARIEETFELIGERIKKSGFSSLASKRIVLTGGASQVIGLQEMLRETICSNVRMGRPIGAVGLPFSARSPAFSTVIGLMIYPQLIAKEVDCGEEYSSFWSKRQFSPFINWFRKSS encoded by the coding sequence ATGAGTATTTTTACAATGCCTTTTAGTTCACAGTATACAGGTTGCTTGTTATCTAATCGTACCTATATCGTATCAGCATTAGATATTGGTTCGACAAAAACTGTATGTATGATAGGAAAGCTCGTCCCTCAAAATACAACAAGTCTTTTGTCTGGAAGAACACATCGAATTGAAGTTATTGGTATTGGATGTCAGCAATCGCATGGTGTCAAAATGGGTACTATCGTTGATATTGATGCCGTTGAGAGAGTCGTGCGTCAAGTTGTTGATGCCGCGGAACGGATGGCAGGTTTCACTGTTGACAATCTTCTAGTCAATATTTCTGCTGGATGTTTGAAGTCGCAGCAACATTTCGTTGAGATGAAGATAGGATGGAGAGAAGTCAATGATTCTGATATTCAGATATTGCTGAAATCCTCATTTCGTCGCTATTTGCGCGATCAAAAGCGCACGTTATTACATTCTATAATTACTGATTATGCGTTAGATGGAAAATCTGGAATAAAGTCTCCTATATCGATGTTTGCTGACAAAATCGGCATTGAGTCGCATCTGCTTACAGTAGAAAAATCTTCTATGAAAAATCTAGAGAGAGCAATTAATCGGGCGCATCTCTCCGTAGAAAGAATGGTTGCATCGCCTTATGCTAGTGGTTTAGCCACTCTTGTCGATGATGAATTTGAGTTGGGTTCTGTTGTTATTGATATGGGAGGAGGAACAACAAAGATCGCAATTTTTGATAAAGGAAAATTAGTCTATATGGATGTGATTGCTATTGGAGGATCTCATGTGACGAATGATCTAGCGCGCGGTTTATCTATTTCCCTTGACAATGCTGAGCGTCTTAAGGTGATGCATCCTAGTATTATTCCTAGTTTGGCTGATGAGCATGATATTTTATCTATTCCCACTATCGGTAATGCTGATCACAATGATTTAGTTCAGGTTTCTAGGGCAATGATTTCGAGAATTATTCAGGCACGTATTGAAGAAACATTCGAATTAATAGGAGAGCGTATTAAGAAATCAGGATTTAGTTCTCTAGCGAGTAAGCGTATAGTATTAACAGGAGGAGCAAGCCAGGTCATTGGTTTACAAGAGATGTTGAGAGAAACGATCTGTTCTAACGTGCGTATGGGAAGGCCTATAGGAGCTGTAGGATTGCCGTTTTCAGCAAGAAGCCCTGCTTTTTCAACCGTTATAGGGTTAATGATCTATCCGCAATTGATTGCAAAAGAAGTTGATTGTGGAGAAGAATATTCTTCTTTTTGGAGTAAGAGACAGTTTTCTCCATTCATAAACTGGTTTCGGAAAAGTTCATGA
- a CDS encoding cell division protein FtsQ/DivIB, producing the protein MFALNHRGLSIDRRLCLVIGMSLSLCCVLGLEEMRNFLNFCVFLEKVLPSYCGVILAIFFFAIVGIYGASIGGHTRKVIDIVDSFIGFSIEKVRIIGNVETPEADIIHCLDLNTSTSLIFFDAIKIQKQLLALPWIAHAEIRRLYPDTMEIRLTERHPYAIWQNNSALYLIDNNGYVITAFNHVRFAYLPILIGENIYKAVRSFEVLSNIAGITKFVKAYNWIAERRWDLHLHNGIIIKLPEEKFDVAIAKILELQNKYQILDRDISVIDMRLPDRLSVRLTTGSFIDRRDIVDKRDQELKRMR; encoded by the coding sequence ATGTTTGCGTTGAATCACAGAGGTTTAAGCATTGATCGGAGATTGTGCCTTGTTATTGGGATGTCATTATCTTTGTGTTGTGTATTGGGTTTGGAAGAGATGAGAAATTTTCTGAACTTTTGTGTCTTTTTAGAAAAGGTATTGCCATCGTATTGTGGTGTAATTTTGGCTATTTTTTTCTTTGCAATCGTTGGTATATATGGGGCATCCATTGGAGGACATACACGGAAAGTCATTGATATTGTAGATTCTTTTATTGGTTTTTCAATAGAAAAGGTCAGAATCATTGGTAACGTTGAAACGCCAGAAGCAGATATTATTCATTGTTTAGATCTCAATACATCGACTTCACTGATTTTTTTTGATGCTATAAAAATTCAAAAGCAGTTGCTAGCTTTGCCATGGATTGCGCATGCTGAAATTCGTAGACTGTATCCGGATACGATGGAAATTCGTCTTACGGAGCGTCATCCTTATGCGATATGGCAAAATAATTCCGCCCTATATCTCATTGATAACAATGGTTATGTGATCACTGCATTTAATCATGTAAGATTCGCTTATCTTCCTATATTGATTGGGGAAAATATCTACAAAGCAGTAAGGTCTTTTGAAGTATTATCAAATATCGCAGGAATAACTAAGTTTGTTAAAGCCTATAATTGGATTGCTGAAAGGCGCTGGGATTTGCACCTCCACAATGGCATCATTATTAAACTTCCAGAAGAAAAATTTGATGTAGCTATCGCTAAGATTTTGGAATTACAAAATAAATATCAAATTTTAGATAGAGATATTTCCGTCATTGATATGAGATTACCAGATCGCCTTTCTGTTCGTTTAACGACAGGTTCTTTCATCGATAGGCGAGATATTGTTGATAAGCGTGATCAAGAATTGAAAAGGATGAGGTAA